Part of the Ptiloglossa arizonensis isolate GNS036 chromosome 7, iyPtiAriz1_principal, whole genome shotgun sequence genome, tatttataaatactaaATTGCATATGCTCTTTATGCTCCTCTAAATTGTATATTTACGtattatttcaatataaaaataaaattgagtaTGATATAAGAAGGAAGACAACTCCGATCGGAGTTGTCGAGTTACTGTGGCACAAACATACTCTTATTAAAATACAACAAATAAACATTCGTActtcgtaaaaatattaatgaCTGACGAATTACTTACACAGTCTTCCATAATTTCGAACACGTACATGCAGACACAACCTTATAATAATTGAGTGTAAAAAATGTTCCATATTTTTGTTTAGCAAACGTTTTCTACGATACCTGTGGTTTCTTAATAATCAAAATCGTGTCAAAACCTTTAATAAAGCTGATCGCATGCTACAATTAAGATGCAATTACAGTGCAAAATTAACAAGTTTCCATAATGTAAGTATACGTTTCTTTTACTTCGCTTTCTTTAGCGACACACAAATTGTGTGCCTTACATTTATCATGGTGATTCACGATTTCGAGTCTAAAATTACCATTCCCTGCAGCAAACGATGTACGTATTTCAGGAATCGAATCGCTCCACTTcctacaatatttacaaaacatAAGATTTGATCTTTCGTCGTACTGAAGCCAGGAATACATATCTAACCAACCGACTTTGAATCTACCAGCCTTTCTACTTTGAGGAACAGAACGTTGCGAAATATTGCACAAAGTTGATTGTATTACTGACATTCCTTGTTGTTGATTCATTATTATAGACCTATGTATATTATTCTCGTGTTGAGAACTTTTAATATTCGTGTTTTCTGACATCGATTTGAATTGCGGTTTCAGTATTGGGTTATTGCTTTTATACGAATACGAATTTAAAGGCACGGATTGATTTTGTGAAGATTTGTGGGAATTCCCATAATATTCGGATGTAGTCCCTGATATATTGATAGACAGAGAACCTCCAGCCATGATAGTGCTTTCACGAGAAACTTGTATCACGGCAGAATCTGGTTGACTTTGGGTCATATTCTGAACATCCATAGTTTCGTCACTCTTCCCATCTCTCTGAACCTCCCACTCCACACTAGTCTGTCAACAGAGAAGGAAAGGATATGTGTTTAATCAACACATTTTCAATTTTGCCTTTTAGCATATTAGAAGACAATTTTGTATCTCTATTTAGTCATCCCTTCCTTCCCATGTCTGTTTGGACTGAGTAGTTGTAGGAAAGTAGTAGAAAATCATTAATAATTATGGGAACAGTAACGAAACTATATTTTTGGCACGTTATGCTCGATATGTAGCATGATTTAACGACTACCTTGAAAGCTGTACACGAAGAAATAGTTTTCTTCGGTAAGATAAAGATCGATTATAAGATattacgataaaaagaaacaatctgACATGCTGAAATAAAAAGAGTACATAGTATAAGAAATATATAGATTTGATATGAAAACATTGATACTAAATTGTACATTACACCAAAACTACTTTTCCTTCAATATTTTGTACGCGTAATAAATGttgataaaaaattttctttcgataacaaataatttatgcacttggttctaaaaatatttgtaaaatacgaTCTATAAAAACAATGGTCGaatattgtattaaattatatacaattGTATGTTACAAAAGAAAATGGCACTTTTAGAACgagttgtaaaaatatttaaatatatagaaaatgaCTGAATGTTTTGATTAATAAAAAACGTAATTTTGTTTAGTATTTGTAGTAAAATGATTAAATCAGTATGTCcagaattaaaattgaaacattaaaattttaataacaaacAAGCATACTTGTGATACGAACATTCAACTATATATTACTTTTTACTACAAACTATTTACATGCTACATATTATACTATTGACATGCAATATAACTATATTTTTACTAAGATGcaaggaaaatttaaaaaaaaatcacttACTGGGAGGGAGATGTTGTCATGGAAGTCTGGTAAATGATGATCTAACTCTTGCTTGATAGAAGGTTGCGGCTGTGATGCAGGGGACATAGGTCGACCACCATCTTCCATTTCACCTCCCAAGGCATTATTTAACTTTGGAATCACAGGAGGGCTTGATTTGTAACTACATTGTGAAGATGCCTGTAACCGATAAATCAAAAGGAAATGCATTTTAAAAGCACTAAAACCACTTGTATTTGTGGTCTATACAAATATCTCACATAAAAcgtgtaatataaaatttaaactttTGTTTATGTAAATTTGTACATAGTATGATCGAAAATGTGTTACTAAGCAAATAAAGTCATGAGTCATTTTTCATTCTGTTGAATATTAATGTAAGTTTTATTAACCTTCAAATTTACGAGAATAACAAGAATTCTCTCAAGGCATAATTCTGTAAAATATTGCAACTTTTAAggagaaataaacgatgaaagCTCCGATATTATAATACTTTGTTCGCGTATTAGAACGCATGAACGCAGATTAGCTTTTGCTTTGTacttcaaggttacacgtagaGATATTTGGAAAGCTGTGTaatcatatacatatgtactttATTGATAACAAAGTACGATCATTATCTTCGAATTTTAAGCGCTACGGGTAACAAAAGTTCGCAAGTATACATGTGACGTGTtcgcacgcacgcatgcacgaACGCACGCGCGCAAGCACGCGGGAGCATatgctttgaaaatatttgtcggaaaacaatacaattttttcgatcTAACGTTCCAACTTCTACATTTGTATATATTACTAGGTGTATATAATTTTCAACATATTCCGCGAAAATAGTACCCGAGAAAAAACTCAATAAACAAAAATAGAACAAagttttagaaatttgttacattGAAATGTATAAAACATATTTCTGAATTTTAGCACATACTCTAATTAACAATATTAGAAAATACAAACTGTCTCTTATTACAAATTACTCTTCAAACATGGCAAATAGGGTAtttaatacataaaaaaaaaattgtaggaGATCTTGTAAACCACCAGCAACAATTGGAACACAATTTTCTATATCATTAAatgcatttataaatttattataaaatgtaaatttaagatacatttaaagaa contains:
- the LOC143148830 gene encoding uncharacterized protein LOC143148830 isoform X2, with product MDQQYCLRWNNHPANLTDVLSSLLAREALCDVTLACVGETFKAHQTILSACSPYFESIFLQNTHPHPIIFLKDVNDTEMKALLHFMYKGEVNVSQHLLPMFLKTAEALQIRGLTDNSVNNKAEEKSPSPEPETQTGVRHTDSPNLQPLPEKRKRKASGSYDVSLSGPPSERFMSDSQASSQCSYKSSPPVIPKLNNALGGEMEDGGRPMSPASQPQPSIKQELDHHLPDFHDNISLPTSVEWEVQRDGKSDETMDVQNMTQSQPDSAVIQVSRESTIMAGGSLSINISGTTSEYYGNSHKSSQNQSVPLNSYSYKSNNPILKPQFKSMSENTNIKSSQHENNIHRSIIMNQQQGMSVIQSTLCNISQRSVPQSRKAGRFKVGWLDMYSWLQYDERSNLMFCKYCRKWSDSIPEIRTSFAAGNGNFRLEIVNHHDKCKAHNLCVAKESEVKETYTYIMETC
- the LOC143148830 gene encoding uncharacterized protein LOC143148830 isoform X1; amino-acid sequence: MHEGQKYFKNKAVGIGRLVWQWTLRVGWRCNGKKFAKGSGLEIDKMDQQYCLRWNNHPANLTDVLSSLLAREALCDVTLACVGETFKAHQTILSACSPYFESIFLQNTHPHPIIFLKDVNDTEMKALLHFMYKGEVNVSQHLLPMFLKTAEALQIRGLTDNSVNNKAEEKSPSPEPETQTGVRHTDSPNLQPLPEKRKRKASGSYDVSLSGPPSERFMSDSQASSQCSYKSSPPVIPKLNNALGGEMEDGGRPMSPASQPQPSIKQELDHHLPDFHDNISLPTSVEWEVQRDGKSDETMDVQNMTQSQPDSAVIQVSRESTIMAGGSLSINISGTTSEYYGNSHKSSQNQSVPLNSYSYKSNNPILKPQFKSMSENTNIKSSQHENNIHRSIIMNQQQGMSVIQSTLCNISQRSVPQSRKAGRFKVGWLDMYSWLQYDERSNLMFCKYCRKWSDSIPEIRTSFAAGNGNFRLEIVNHHDKCKAHNLCVAKESEVKETYTYIMETC